In one window of Tachypleus tridentatus isolate NWPU-2018 chromosome 2, ASM421037v1, whole genome shotgun sequence DNA:
- the LOC143239613 gene encoding protein ABHD8-like: protein MKMTSNFFCLLFQRGSYRISPLENVEANTEIVELHHHCKLRLIHKKPASSQRYDRRNSEDCVVGSSDDGREHSMNKVSVSSSIASSLIENVWLYYTSVDYKKVFKHRVFASLNVANFAEFLASIIVANAIQEASQYSAAHSGIENSCLSREETPVFVLNRKGSFIRYRGNSIDSLEMKKLGSNKKLFRQYSYGNINCSFLSEKDKKQAWVISKSLAHPSQCRNDVMLFFIHGLGGSADIWKFQLDYFCKKGFEVVALDLIGHGFSSTPAVRSIYSFQHIMDDILTVFDRYSKQCNILIGHSYGCAFSSCLASQRISKVRQLILISSGGPKALSPRLGLSAAIPVLGLSFLNCCPCIRTCCSRRGSPNLMDLVGMASLPRYVLQYILEGQNWPYGGRSFYRNLYVPTLLIHGLQDRFIPLQDEVDMQKTLPSAHLEVIPDAGHMVMVEAAKEVNHVIAQFLEAME from the exons ATGAAGATGACAAGCAACTTTTTTTGTCTATTATTTCAAAGAGGGTCTTATCGTATCTCTCCCTTGGAAAATGTAGAGGCAAACACTGAGATAGTAGAGCTCCATCATCACTGTAAGCTACGTTTGATTCACAAGAAACCAGCTTCCAGCCAGAGATACGACAGAAGAAATTCTGAGGATTGTGTAGTTGGAAGCTCAGATGATGGACGAGAACACAGCATGAATAAGGTGTCAGTGTCATCTAGTATTGCTAGTAGTCTTATTGAGAATGTTTGGTTATATTATACATCAGTTGATTACAAGAAAGTTTTTAAACACAGAGTATTTGCTAGCTTAAATGTAGCAAATTTTGCAGAATTTCTGGCTAGTATCATAGTAGCAAATGCTATTCAGGAAGCCTCACAATACTCAGCAGCACATAGTGGTATTGAGAATTCGTGCCTAAGCAGAGAAGAAACACCAGTATTTGTTCTAAATCGGAAGGGTAGTTTTATCAGATACAGGGGAAACTCAATAGATAGTCTAGAAATGAAGAAACTTGGTTCTAATAAGAAATTATTCCGTCAATATTCTTACGGAAACATAAATTGTAGTTTTCTgtcagaaaaagataaaaaacaagcTTGGGTAATAAGTAAGTCGTTGGCTCATCCTAGTCAGTGCAGAAATGATGTGATGCTGTTTTTCATACATGGACTTGGTGGTTCTGCTGATATATGGAAATTTCAGTTGGATTACTTTTGCAAGAAAGGCTTTGAGGTGGTTGCATTAGATCTCATTGGCCATGGATTTAGTTCAACACCAGCTGTGAGAAGCATCTACTCATTCCAGCACATTATGGATGACATCTTAACAGTTTTTGATCGTTATTCAAAGCAATGCAATATTCTTATTGGACATTCGTATGG TTGTGCCTTTTCCTCGTGCCTTGCTAGCCAGAGAATCTCAAAAGTTCGACAACTTATCTTGATAAGTAGTGGAGGACCAAAAGCTTTGAGCCCACGTTTAGGTTTGTCAGCTGCAATTCCAGTTCTGGGTCTGTCATTCTTGAACTGTTGTCCATGTATTAG gaCTTGTTGCAGTAGAAGAGGAAGTCCTAATCTGATGGACTTGGTTGGAATGGCATCTCTACCACGCTATGTCTTGCAGTATATTCTAGAAGGCCAGAACTGGCCTTATGGTGGCCGCTCATTTTATCGTAACTTGTATGTCCCAACTCTTCTCATTCACGGACTTCAGGACAGATTTATACCCCTTCAAGATGAAGTGGACATGCAGAAG acCTTGCCTTCAGCTCATTTAGAAGTGATTCCTGATGCTGGACACATGGTAATGGTAGAGGCAGCTAAAGAAGTAAACCATGTGATTGCCCAGTTCTTGGAAGCTATGGAGTAA